The following coding sequences lie in one Streptococcus suis genomic window:
- a CDS encoding prephenate dehydratase, which produces MQVAYLGPRGSFTHQVAQQAFPTADLQAFETITEVIKAYETGEVTYSVIPVENSIEGSVHETIDYLFHQAEIHAVAEIVQPIAQQLLATSADKAVEVIYSHPQAIAQGKKYIQEHFPQARIEITASTAYAARFVAEHPEQPFAAIAPQAAAVEYGLEVIAQDIQEISENFTRFWILGDKAPSIALEQVAKKVSLALTLPDNLPGALYKAMSVFSWRGISLTKIESRPLKTALGEYFFILDLDNQSEELLAYSQKELTSLDITYKVLGNYLVYMTS; this is translated from the coding sequence ATGCAAGTAGCCTATCTAGGACCTCGTGGTTCTTTTACACATCAAGTGGCCCAGCAGGCCTTTCCGACTGCGGATTTGCAGGCTTTTGAAACGATTACAGAGGTTATCAAGGCCTACGAAACGGGGGAAGTTACCTATTCCGTTATTCCAGTAGAGAACTCGATTGAAGGTAGTGTTCATGAAACGATTGACTATCTCTTTCATCAGGCGGAGATTCATGCGGTTGCAGAGATTGTTCAACCGATTGCCCAACAACTGTTAGCCACGAGTGCCGATAAGGCTGTAGAGGTCATTTATTCTCATCCGCAGGCAATTGCTCAGGGGAAGAAATATATTCAGGAACATTTTCCTCAGGCTCGTATTGAAATAACAGCTAGTACAGCCTATGCTGCTCGCTTTGTGGCAGAACACCCTGAACAACCATTCGCGGCAATTGCTCCGCAAGCGGCAGCAGTTGAATATGGACTGGAAGTAATTGCGCAAGACATCCAGGAAATCAGCGAGAATTTTACACGTTTTTGGATTTTGGGGGATAAGGCTCCGTCTATTGCCCTGGAACAAGTAGCTAAAAAAGTTAGTCTTGCATTGACATTGCCAGATAACCTGCCAGGAGCCTTGTATAAGGCAATGTCTGTTTTCTCATGGAGAGGAATCAGCTTAACAAAAATAGAAAGCCGACCCCTGAAAACGGCTTTGGGTGAGTATTTTTTCATACTGGATCTGGACAATCAGTCTGAGGAATTATTAGCCTATTCTCAAAAAGAATTGACTAGTTTAGATATAACCTATAAAGTACTAGGGAATTACCTGGTCTATATGACCAGCTAG